The DNA sequence tgattttttttagcagtgtgtgtatataagttTCCAAAAGATGCAATGCACGAGTTTGTAAAACATCTGAACAGCTCTTTCAgtaccccacacacacacacacacacacacacacacacacacacacacacacacacacatttgttcctctatccccGTGGgaacatctcattgacataatacTAACCTTAACCCGTACCCTACCCCTAACGGTAACCTAATTCTAACCTGAATCCTATAACCAAGTCTTAACTCTCTACCCCTGAGGACCTCATGggtagagactgctttttgTCCCCATTGGTTATTGTGCATTCAGGTTCAAGTCCCCactgggatataaaaacatgaaacacacacacacacacacacacacacacacacacacacacacacacacacacacagtggagttGCTATGGGTAAAAATGTCATTAGCCAGGATGGGTAACTAGCTGGAATGCAGCTCATCTGTACAGGGTCTAGTAGCCTATGGGGAGACCAAACAGATTAGGCATAAGTAATTAAAGAGCTAATTTCCAAAATTTTATatatccatttttatttttattttttaaatctcttgGTACCTCCAAAGCACCGAGTGGTGTCATTTCATCAATCAAACTTATTTTCTGCACTTTAAATGGTACTGCAGATTTTTGTAGTCCTTTAGTCTCTTGAGAGTTAGACTTGTGGTTTACAGCTGGTGgatattttgtttttggaaaaaaacTCTTCTGTTACACGACACTCTACACTGGTATTACTGAAAGAACAATCAATGacatcaaaaaggaaataaacatAACTTCACCAAGAAGCactgaatatacagtatatattttagaAATACATAGAAAAATATATAGTCATCTGAATGCCCATTGTACAATTTTACACAGTAGTGTCAGAAAAAGAAGTAGAAGTAGAATAGATGTGGTACATAGAAAGGATACAGAGTTACTGACTTGCAAGTGATTGCTGTCAGGGTGTTTAGTGTGATAGATGGAGAAGTTTGCgcactttgttttcattttctcatcCTGTCAAAATGTCCAAATCATAAATTTTTAGACTGTcatctgtttttatgtttttttagtCTGATTTTTGCAATGTTGACTTTTGTCCTTTTGGTTGCCAACGGTGTCCACAGACTCTGAATGATTAGTGTCTGTAACACTAACAGGCATTAGGAAATATTGGCAGCAACACTTTCTACCCTGCAAGTACCTGGATTTAACAACAGCCACCAAAGTAAATACCTCTAGTGATGGGGGACCTACAGCACATGTATGTGTTAGACTAAAGCACAAACCTAACTGACAAAGTTAGAAGTACAAAAATGCTACAATAAGTGCACACAGCTTCCGAGTGGGCAGCACTtgacacattttaaagatttatacTATTTatagtgtttcattttgttacGGTTTATGTTTAGTAAAACCATTTACATGAAATATCTGTATTAGTATGTACTGACATTTAGAGGTATACTGATGCCTAACCTGCTGTAAATCAAATAGCAAATGCATATATTTAAACCAAAAAATGCAATTTgaacaaattacagtacatgGTGGTGATCATTAATGGATCTTCATCTGAGGTCAACCAAGGACTAAAGCAACTATATCCATGAATGTGTTGGTACGATTATTCTAAAGGTAGGTGGTAGGGGCTCACATAACATACTGTATTGTATACTGAAATCACTTTTGAATTTAGAAATGTGATTGGATCCTATATAAAACCCCATGTGTTACCTCTGTTGAATTATACCATAAAACGCATTTACTATTTGACTCACAGTAAGGCATAATTTAAAGCCTGTTGAACAATAATCCACTTTTTTTTAGAAGCAtagcatttataattttatttttatacctCACCACGTGCcagtaatgaataaataatttgcattttagaaaaaaatttaaGTATTTAATACATCACAGGAATCTTTTCATCTCGCTGTTCTTAAAATGAAGATAATTTGGtagaaatgtattaataaaaagCAGCTTTTGCGAAAAATCAGAAGAAGTGTGGTCTCTCTGATCTCTCTGCTTAGATGCAAAGATCCATGTGAGCATGTAAGTGAGCCTCTTTATGTTAAAATTTCTGTCATGGTAAAGATATAGACATAGTGGAATGTGACTGTGATTCAAGCGTCTTGACAGGAGTCAGTCAATATAAATCTTTAAAAGGCTTGGAGTAGTTAAACATCAGATAGTCCATATAATAGAAGTCATAGACTCGCTGTCTTTCCAACAAGCTGACCTGTGAAAAGTATTTTTGTGTGATCTGCATAGAGGTCCTCTTCTCAGTTGGGTTCCTATCTTTAAAACTGGGCAGAGTGAGGTTGGGTGGTGCCCCGGTCAATCGCAGAAGAAAGTTGGACTCTTCCTCCATGTTCTCAAATTTGCCGATGAAGTCATAGTCTATGAGACAGGGGTTGCAGAGCTGGTTTGCCTGCTCCCAGTGGATGTCCATTCCCACGGGCCGGTGGACATCCAGCAAGTACTGGACAAACTCCTTGAAAGTGACCCCGCTACCTGTCTTCAGGGCTGTCCAGGACGCGTTCACCCTGTACTTTGAGATGATAGGTTTCCCAAACAGGGAGTGGTAGTAGTTGTTGGGATTTTCAAACTTGTCCCTGTAAGCCGACACCATTCTCTCCAAGGGCTCTCGGACAAACATGACTTTGGTGTAGGTCTCCAGACGGTGCATGATTCCCTGTCGGTCAAAGCTGTCAAGTTTCTTGAGATGGTGGCCATAGTGGACTGTGTCATGTTTAATACTCTGAGCATTGGGGGCCTGGCCTGCCAGCACCATCAGGGTCCTCTTCCAGTTGGAACAGCCCGCCTTGGGCACCTGACAGTACAACAACTTGTACCGGTCCTCCACGAAGAGGTGTTTCACATGATGACGTGTGATGGTTCTGGAGATACTGCTTTTGTACTTAGCACACATCTCTTTCATAAGTTGCCGCCGTGCTTCGAGGATATTGAAGAGCTTTTTCCAGCTCTCAGAGCAAAAAGAACCTAAGGCAGAGGAGGAAACTGAGAataaggaggaagaagaggaaaaggacGAGGAAACATTTTTGTTGGTGTGATGGATCGGAGGACTTGTTTTCAGCAGTTTGCGGTGTCTTTTGGAGACATGAAGGGAGTCTATGTCCTGCTCCCGAGATCCAGGGGTGGCCATCTGTCTACTCTCCTCAAAGTGTGGGAACTGCATTGGAGGGATCGGGCTGGACAACATGCTGTCCGCTGCTCGAGGGTCCTGATAATTGTCAGttttgcctctctctctgtcttgcgTTGATAGAGTCTATAAAAAAATGACAATACAGGTTGTAGTAGACAGtagcaaacatttttttagaccaaacaaacagcaaaatttTCGGATGATAATGTAGTAATTATTTGAAGAACATAAAATgtgtactttttacttaatGAAGTGGTAAGTGCTTCATTACCAGAAGCAACCACATTTTTACCCCACATGTTGCCTTAAGTACTAAAATAGGCCACTTGATGGTGCTGTTTCACTACATCTTAAACACAGGTCTACGTTACAGGCAAATGTCACACACTGCCCAACGCCATCCATGACCTatcaataaactgaactgtAATATCATATAAATGTCTTATAAACACTTAATGGTGAATCTAAATTAGAATCATCTACTGCCTGATTATCATCAGATGATGCCCAAGGCCATCCTgcattctgacattttatttcaattaaatgcTGTAATGACATCATAAAACCAATGGACTGgatgtataattttaattttacaacAGACAAGGTGATGAAACCATCATGAATCTTGGCTCATCTCCCTACTGACTTAAATGGCCATATTCTTTCATCTGTAGGGACACCTGGAGGGGGCAGGGGGGGAGAGGAGAGCgtcctcctctgtctgtttaATGTGCAACGCGAGCACAGGGCAACAACGTATGCACCAGACATCACGTTCTCCAGGGTTTGCACTGATGTAAGTCTCTCATTGGTGCTGACAGCAGAGATGGGAGCAAGCAGGGGTCAGCTGAGAGAAGGTACAGTAGCACTGGTGCTGCATGTCTGATATAAAAATCTTGTCTATGTATTGTCTTGGAGTCAAACATGATGTTGCTCTGTCTTCTGAACCTCCCTGATTCAAATCCTTGATGCCTTTACAATGCTGTGTGGCAATTTAGGACACATTTTACCCCTTGCAATTGTTTATTCAAACCTTGgaactttcattttgttttcttcagacaCATGAGAACAATTCAGTTCACAATTATTCTTGTGCAAATAGCTGTCTAAAAAATACAGGAACTGACTTCTAAATGCAAATTTAGAAGTGCTATCCAGTAATTACTAATGCTTAAAAGCCTAATGGACTACATAAACTTCTTATGAATCCATGTGACTTTTCTTTACAAATGCTGGCTCATCATTCATCCAGAATGGATGTaaactaacaaaaaacacattaatacaaGAAAGGAAGCTTCTACTGTGGAAGATGAACGAAAAAACAATATGTGTGATCACACCGTGAGGAATCTAGGCCTGGCGACTGGGATCGTTTACTCAGTAAAGTCCTTCTGGCTGAATGCACAGTGTGAGGTCAGCCTCTCTACACAGATGTTATCAGACACACTGAGAGCTACAAGGCTAACAATCACTTTTTGCACTAGATAACAGTTGGGAGCCacctgtgtatctgtgttttgGGAGGAACGGAGTAAACACATACCTCTCTGGACTGCCGTGGAGTGCTTCCGAGCTTCACGCCtagggagagagaagaggaaaaagacaagaaaatcaGCACTTAAGCAAACAACATGTATTTTTGTCCTTCCTGGTAAAGAGTCAGGTGCTGATGCATCAGAGGCTGCAATAATTTAACTCTTCCTATTAGTTAGAACATCTACTTTTTACCACTGCTCAACTAGTCCACAGAGGGAAGACAGGTAGCTCTGTCTGTGTAATGAGCTGCCACAAGCATGAAAAGTTGGTAAATGAGTTGTGCTCCCACTAGCATGcactgaggaggagacaggggAGGGAAAGAGCACAAGAAATAGAGGGGAAAACaatatgttatttgttttaatttgggaggagaaagaaaaaatgaaatgaaacataaccaatgaaagaaaaagatatAGTTTGTTGACCAGAGTGCAGTTTGTTGAATTTCTAGAGGACAGCAGGGGAGcgatagagacatagagagtGGCTTTGTGGCAGCCTTGGGGACAGGTGGTATGTGTATTGGCAGATgtgcagcagcaggacagacgATGTGTTTAGTGGTCTGTCTCCAGCTGGACATCTCCTTTCCTTAGGTCCCCCCATCCTGCTGATGTATAATCAGGCTGACAGTTCTGAGTGGGGCTGCATGGCTGCTGATGGGGGCAGCGAAGACACCTCTGCCTGAGTGGCCTGTCACTTCCAATTTGAGGGTGGAAGTGATAGGAACCTGCACGAGGACGGgtggggtggtgggggtggtgggCATGTAGATGCAGGCCGCAACCCTCTCTAAGTGATGAGATCTGCAGATCCCTATCTCACACTTAACAAACGCCTCGGTGGGGAATAAAAACGCGTTGCCCAGATGCAATGTTGTTTTAGATTAGTATGCACTGGAGAGCTCTGTGCTCCTGTCTAGCTCTGCGTGTTAAATCTTTACTTGTCTTCATTCTTCTGAACGAGACACTGGAGGAAGAGGCGgcggaggaaaaaaaaaaagaaaaaagagtgCGTAGGGAGGTGGCGGGTGACATTTTCTAATCTTGTTTGGATGTTGCAGCGCTATTTGATCTCCTAACCCTAATGAAAGCTTACGTAGGGTGTGCATCTTTGATTTCAGTTTACATTGGCGCATGTGCAGCACATGACTATTTATCATAATATAATGAACACAGATGTCATCACCAGGGAAACACGCCCAAAGGCAACAATAGTAGTCTGCTGTCGTAAACTGACGGCGCTGCACGAGCCCCTTGTAACCCTGACTATCTTGTCAAGGTACAGACTTAGTTATTGATCCTGAAAGCCCCATCAAGGTGGTAATTGAAATCTCCAAAGATTTAATTGGTTCCTTCTAAGAGGTGTTCTGTCCGTTGCTACAAGTTTGTCACGGCTGTTGATGTCAATACATGTCACACATTGTGATTCTATGTGGCACCTTCAAGCAGAGTAAACTTTTAAATCCTTTATTGCGCAAAGGGAAAGCTTTTGAAGCAGGAAGCTAAATGAAATGCAACATGGCTAAATTAAATTCAAGTCCAAGGCACTGAACTGAGCATACATGACACCCTGTTGTCCTGTTCAGCACTCTGCGACACAGGTGTCTTGTTTGAAGTTGTTAAGAAAATGAAACTGACGTTTGTTGATTTGATTAGATAAATCTAGACTTAATATGTTTGCAAAGAGAGCGTGAATTCTGGCTCTGAAAATGCAATAGACTCTAAAGTAAGGAGGCAAAATTATATTTCATGAGAGGAACATTTTTCCATAATAAGTATAACTGAAACAAGTAATATAACAATGTGAACTAAATTTCATGAGGATTTGTAAACATCATTTATCTCTGTAGTGTCTATTTGTTTGAGGGTAATAGTAGCTGTTTGATTGCAATTTCACACTCAGTCAATTCCACTCAGTATAACAATGCTATTGATTTTTACTGCTGAGCAGTGAAACAGTGATAAATTGTCACGACTGGGGTTTCATCTGTGAGATGCAGAAAATTCATCGTGGTAAttccacatatatatatgtagtaGCTACAGTAGAAACACAAGTTTTTCGAAAAGCTAATTGTGTAAATTATCTAAAAGTGAATGTTTCTTCCAAGATGTAATTGGTTGAGAGGCATTTGGATATTACACTGTCTACAGGTTTGTTGTTACTGTATACTTTACCACTGTATACTTTAGCATTCACAAAAAGGATCATCTGCAGCACTAATGGAGAGATTTAGGATAAATGCACCACCTAGGGAATCAAATGGGAAGAGAACAGTCAACcaatattgtgttttatccCCAGacataaaatgtcaaactctgGTAGTTGTACCTTGGTATCTTCTTTTAGAAGCTCTACGGGGTTTCAGTAAActcatacaaacacaaagtgtTCACAGCATAGATAAAAAGAGGGCATCTGATAAGTTTTTGCTTTGATTCTCAGGTACTTTTGCCGATAACGGAAGCTGATTCAAAAGCAGAATCGCCTCTTGAGTCTGGTCCCCTGTTGCCCTCTAAAGTAACCTTGAGCAACCACCTCTCTCTCAGAGACAAAGCCTTTGAATATTCATGCGGACGACCCAGCATTACTGCAAGGATCCATATAAGCAAGGGCCACATCATTAGCAGATCCATTATCATCCTTCCTCTCAAAGATCCTTGTACAACTCTCTAACAGAGACACACATCAAACATCCTTCTCCCTGCCACTGCTGCCGAGGAGGAGCAAAGGACAAAAACAATGTGAAATAATGAGCTTGTTAAGTGAAAGATTGTGGTCCCTATGTTCTGGGAGAACTTGTTAAATGCCTGTTTTTAACCAGAGACAGACCGGGAGGGTGCTAAAAGCCAGACAAGGCGTGTCCTCCTCCAGCCCACTATTCAGGCTAGGCAGTCATGCTGCGCCACCATAAACCTTTCATTAGTCATTCAGCACACTGAGCCACTGTGACCCCAACCAGCTGCACTCTTCTCTCTACCCAACGAACCACCCACACCTGCACTCTGCACACATACTCCTCCTTCACTTGACTCTGTGTGGGAATACAGGGCTCTGGCATGCTGGTGTGGTTTATCAGAGGAAAAACGCTTGAGAACAGAGGTATTAGGCTTTAAGCTCTGGCCCATTGATGTTTTAACTTGTTGTGGTAAGAGATAAAACGATGTTTCAGTCGGTGCTGAAATCCTCCAGGATGGGG is a window from the Micropterus dolomieu isolate WLL.071019.BEF.003 ecotype Adirondacks linkage group LG20, ASM2129224v1, whole genome shotgun sequence genome containing:
- the LOC123958729 gene encoding carbohydrate sulfotransferase 8-like, producing the protein MPVACSWHCAPSVNSPIGVKLGSTPRQSRETLSTQDRERGKTDNYQDPRAADSMLSSPIPPMQFPHFEESRQMATPGSREQDIDSLHVSKRHRKLLKTSPPIHHTNKNVSSSFSSSSSLFSVSSSALGSFCSESWKKLFNILEARRQLMKEMCAKYKSSISRTITRHHVKHLFVEDRYKLLYCQVPKAGCSNWKRTLMVLAGQAPNAQSIKHDTVHYGHHLKKLDSFDRQGIMHRLETYTKVMFVREPLERMVSAYRDKFENPNNYYHSLFGKPIISKYRVNASWTALKTGSGVTFKEFVQYLLDVHRPVGMDIHWEQANQLCNPCLIDYDFIGKFENMEEESNFLLRLTGAPPNLTLPSFKDRNPTEKRTSMQITQKYFSQVSLLERQRVYDFYYMDYLMFNYSKPFKDLY